GGCGTCCCTGCGGACCTTCGCGATCACCGAAGCCGCGGCAACCGCGATGCAGGACTGGTCGCCCTTGATGACCGTGCGCACCTGCCAGGGCGGGCCCAGGTAGTCGTGTTTGCCGTCCAGGATCACCGCGTCGGGTCGCACCGGCAGCGCTTCCAGGGCCCGCACGGCGGCAAGCCGGAGCGCTGCGGTCATTCCGAGCTCATCGATCTCCTGCGGTGTGGCGTCGCCGAGGGCGTACGCGGTGACCCAGCGCTCCAGCAGCGGCGCGAGCTCCGCGCGGCGCTTCGGGCTGATCAGCTTGGAGTCGGTGAGCCCGGGAGGCGGCTTACGGAGGCCGGTGACCGCGGCACACACGGTGACCGGTCCGGCCCACGCTCCGCGTCCGACCTCATCGACACCGGCGATGGTCTTGGCACCGGTGGTGGCGCGCAGTGAGCGCTCGACGGTGTGCGTGGGTGGTTCGTACGGCATGGCGCCAGCAAGCGTACGCCGATGGGGGCGTCCAGAACACCCCGGGGCGCACCTGGGCCGTCCCCGTCCGGCAACCCGGCGCCGGACGGGGACGGGGAGGCCCTTCACGCGAAGACGTGGAAGCCCCTCGGCAAGAGACGTGGAAGCCCCTCGCGCAGAGACGTGGAGGCCCCTCGTACGGGACGTGGAGCGAGGCGCGACGCGGAAGCCTCAGCGCGGGTCGGCGCGGAAGAACGGGACCGCGACCTGATCGATCAGGTCGGCGATGTCCTCATCGGTCCATTCACTTCCGCACACCTTGCTGCGATACATCATCATCGCGGGGATGACATCGAAAGCCAGCCCGCGCAGCGCGTCGGCACGCACCTCGCCGCGATCGACACCCCTGCTCACCACTTCTCTGATGAGAGCGGTCGTCGGCCCGATCACACCATTGAGGATCACCGACTGGAACCGTTCGGCCGTGTCCGCATCACATTCGTGAAGGACTGCTCGCAGCGCGGAGCCCGACTTGGAGAGCATGGCGTCACGGAGTCCGCAGCACAGCTGGTAGAGGTCCTCGCGGATGTTCCCGTAGTCCGGCGCATCACTGATGGCCGGCAGGGCGCTGCGCAGCGCGTCCGCGACCAGGTCCTCCTTGGAGGGCCAGCGCCGGTAGATCGCGGCCTTGCCCGTCTGGGCACCGGCCGCGACGCCCTCCATCGTCAGCCCGCTCCAGCCGACCGTACTCAGCCGCTCCAGCGCGGCATCGAGGATCGCGCGTTCGAGCACGGGCCCGCGGCGGCGCAGGGACACCACCGGCTGCCGGGCGGCGGCGGCCGATCGCGAAGTAACCATGAGCTTCTCTCCATCGGAACAGGTCGGCACGCCCGCACCGGCCGGCGCTCAGGACCGGGCGGACAGTGGCTGGACGGGCGTCGCAACGGATCGGCCCGGGACTGAGCAGGCCCCGGACCGGACGGCGGGATCCGGACGCGGCACGACAACGAAGGATTCAGTGAACGCTTGCGTTCACTGAAGGGGACTCACTAACGTTGACGCGACAGTGAACGGATCCGTTCACTAATTCACTTGTGGGGGACCCATAGTGACAACCTCTCAGTTAGAAGCACAAAGCGCACCGGGCGCAGCACGACGGCAGGGACGCCCGGGGGTCGCCCTGGCCGTCATCGCCGCCTGCCAGTTGATGGTTGTGCTCGACTCCACGATCGTCAACATCGCCCTCCCGCACATCCAGGATGCGCTCAGCTTCTCGACCACCGATCTCTCCTGGGTCCTCAGCGCCTACACGCTCACCTTCGGCGGCCTGCTGCTTCTCGGCGGCCGCGCCGGAGACATTCTGGGCCGCCGCCGCGTCTTCATGACAGGCATCCTGGTCTTCACACTGGCCTCGCTGCTGGGCGGATTCGCCCAGGAACCCTGGCAGTTGCTCGCGGCCCGCGCACTCCAGGGCATCGGTGGCGCCATCGCCTCGCCGACGTCACTGGCCCTGATCACCACCACGTTCCCGGAAGGCCCCGAGCGCAACCGCGCGTTCGGTGTCTTCGCCGCGGTATCCGCCGGCGGCGGGGCGATCGGCCTGCTGGCGGGCGGGCTGCTCACCGAATGGCTCGACTGGCGCTGGGTCTTCTTCGTCAACGTGCCGATCGGTGTGCTGATCGCCGTCCTGGCGCCGCTGTACATCAATGAGTCGAAGAAACATCCGGGCCGCTTCGACATCTCGGGGGCACTGACCTCGACGCTCGGAATGGCCTCGCTCGTGTACGGGTTCATCCGGGCCTCCGAGGAGGGCTGGCGGGACTCCCTCACCCTGGGCTCGTTCGGCGCCGCGGTGATCCTGCTCGCCTCGTTCGTCCTCATCGAGATGCGCGCCAAGGAACCGATCACTCCGCTGCGGATGTTCGCCGACCGCAATCGTTCCGGAACGTACGTGATCATGCTCTGCCTGGCCGCGGCCATGTTCGGCATGTTCTTCTTCATCGTGCTGTTCGTGCAGAACGTACTGGCGTACAGCCCCATCGAATCGGGCCTTGCCTTCCTGCCGGTGACCGTCGCGATCATCGTGGGAGCGGGACTCTCACAGCGGTTCCTCCCGGTGCTCGGACCGAAGCCCTTCATGGTCACGGGCTCGGCGCTCACCGGTGTGGGTCTGGTCTGGCTCACGTTCATCTCGCCGGACAGTTCCTACCTGTCCGGGGTCCTGGGCCCGATGCTCGTGTTCGGCTTCGGCATGGGGCTGAACTTCGTGACTCTCACCCTGACGGCGGTCTCCGGAGTCGCCCAGCACGAGGCCGGGGCAGCCTCCAGCCTCCTCAACGCGAGCCAGCAGGTCGGCGGTTCGCTGGGCCTCTCCATCCTGGTCACGGTCTTCGGTACGGCGAGCCGCACCGAGGCGGAGAAGCAGGTTCCGCAGTTCCTGGCGCAGGCCTCGCCGGAGCAGAAGGCGGAGTTCGGCAAGACGCAGGAACTGCCCGGGAGCTGGGGCCACGCCGTGCTCTCCCAGGGCATCTCGACCGCGTTCCTCGCCGCGGTGGCCATGGCCGGCCTCGCCCTGCTGACCGCACTGTTGGTGATCCGGGTGCGCAAGAGCGATCTGGAGGCACTGAGCGGAAAGGCGTCTGCGGGGGGACCGGCCGCTTAGCACCCGGAGCCGGATCGCACCGGGCGCGGGCCGCCCCCGAGGGGACGGCCCGCGCCCGGTGCGGTGCACTCTGCCGATCAGTACGGGTCGTACGGGTCGTAGGAGTCGTCCACGCCCTCGCGTTCGCTCCCGTTCTCCCCCGCCCCCAGCCCACGGCAGTCGCGCGCACTGAACGCGGGGTCCCGGTCCCCGAGGATGTCCCGAGCCCTCGCCTCGCCCCAACTCGTGGCATACCAGGGCTCGTCCGAGTCACGCAGCGTCCGCTGGATCTTCTCCAGGGCGCAGGAGCGCAGCGGCTCCGGCAGGGTGTCGAGGGCGGGCACGGCATCGGCCGAGAGGCCGCTGAGGTACTCGATGTCGATCGAGTGATCGCTGCGGTGGTAGCGCTCGACGTTCTGTTCCGCGATCAGGCCGTCGGGCGAGATCAGTCCGAAGGCCAGGACGCCCACGGCCGCGCTCGCCGCGACGGCTCGCGGCAGCAGCTTCGCGCCGAAGACACCGGCTGCCATGATCAGTACGAGCACCACACCCAGCCACAGCTCGACCGCTGCCACGGAAATCCGCAGCCTCGTCAGGCCGTACGCATCGACGTAGAGGTCCATGCGTCGCAACGCGGAGGCGACGACGACGAGTGTGAGCAGGCACAACGTGCCGAGCACTCCGCGGACGAGCGTACGGTCGCGTGCTCCGCCGCGCGGCGCCCAGCGCAGTGCGAGCGCGATGACCAGCAGAGTGAGCAGCGTGGCCCAGAGCAGCTGCCAGAATCCCTCGCGGGCGTACTCGGAGTAGCTGAGATCGGTCTCCGCCATCACCTTGTCGTACCCGCCGAGGAGCACCGTGAGCTGAATGGCGAGGAAGGCGGCGAAGAGCAGGTTCAGGACGACCAGCGGCAGGGCCCATTCCAGCCGCCCGCGCGCCTTCCCCGGACGTACCGTCAGCCCGTCCCAGCGCACGGGGGCCGCAGCGGTGTACGCGGCGGCGAGCGCGCCGACGAGGCCGAGCGCGCCGAGGAAGAACCGCCACGGCCCGTCGCCGACGGACACATCGGGGATCAGGCTGCCGAGTACATCGGCGAACGCGGCGTCGGCGCTCGCGAAGAGCGCCCCGAACACCACGAGCAGGACGACCGCCACGACCGTGGACCTGAAGGCCACGCCCCAGCGGCCCCGGGAGCCCGACATCCGGTCGCGTACACCGCGGGCGCCCCAGCCCAGCGCTTCGGCGACGGAGGTGAGCAGGCCCAGCGAGCCGAGAAATATCCCGAGCCAGCTACGGCTGCCGTGCAGCGCGAGCGAGCCGAGGGCGAAGGCGGACACGATGGCGAGGAAGCTCGGCCAGCCCGCGTCGCGGAGTGCGGGGACGACGAGCAGAGCCAGCCCGCCGACCGCCCAGACAGCGGTCCAGGGGCGCAGCCGGCGTGCCGTCGCGCGGGCGGCGAAATACGCCGCGAGCGCTGCGGGAAGCGCCACGACGAGCAGGTTCAGGCCGATGCCCTCGCCGAGCAGCAGGGCACTGAGCAGTCCGGTGGCGAGTACGGCCCAGAGCGTGGCGCCCGGAATGGCTGCCGGCGTGACCGGGCGGAGCCGCGAGATCTCCGAAGGAGTCTGCTTGGTCTGCCCCCACGGATTGGGCTGCGCCGGCCGCACCTGCTGCGCGTAGGCGGGGACCCTCGGGGGTTCCGGCGGCCCGGGCGTCGAAGGCTGCGGTGCGGTGGAGCGCGGCTGCGGGACCCCGGGGCGCTCGGGCTCCCGCGGGCCCGCGCCGGTCGGTGGCGCCCCGGAACCGTCGTCCGGCCGAGCCTTCGCGGGCCTCTCGGCCGACACCGGCCGGGCCTCCCCGGGCGTGGTCGCCGGTTCGGAGACCCCCGACGCCCGGGACAGCCCCGACTGCCCGGACGCCGCTGGCGGCTCGGCTGCTCCTGACGCCCCGGGCACTCCCGACGGCTCGGCCGCCCCCGATGCTCCGGGCGCACGCTCCGGCCGGGGTGATTCTGACGTGTGATCTGACACGGGACCCCTCCCCACCGAGGTCCGCTCACGCGAGCCCTGGCCAGCGCGGCCCCCCGGCGTCTCATTCGGTGCACACCCGTCATGATGATCACTGCGGGCGGCGTGGCCGAAAGAGTAACCCCCCGTGACGGACGTCACCCGTACGGAGTAATGCTGTGGCAGTTCCGTGACAGTCGGCAGTCGGCAGTCGAAGGCTGCTTACCGCGACATCCAGGCGGGCAGCTCTTCCGTCTGTGCCGTCCACTGCGCCGGCGGCGCCCCCGCCGTGCCTGCCGCGACCACTCCGCCGACGATCGCGCACGTCGTGTCGACGTCACCGCCTGCCTGTGCGGTCACCCAGAAGGCCTGCTCGAAGTCGCCGAGGCTGCGCGCCGCGGACCAGAGAGCGAAGGGGACGGTGTCGTGCGCACTGGTACGGCGCCCGTTGCCGAGGACGGCGGCGACCGTGCCCGCGTCCTTGTAGTCCAGCATGTCACGGGCCCTGCGCAGTCCGGCGCCGACCGCGCTGCGCGGCACGAGCGCGATCACGCCGTCCAGAAGATCCGTCGGGCTCGGTGGTCCGGTGGGCGAGGCCGCCAGCGAGGCGGCCGCCGCGACCGCCATCGCACCGACGACGGCCTCCCGGTGCTGGTGCGTGGTGTACGAGGAGATCTCGGCCTGGTGCGTGGCCTGCTCGGGATCGTCCGCGTACCAGGCGCCGAGCGGCGCGATGCGCATCGACGAGCCGTTGCCCCACGAGCCCTGGCCCTGGAAGAGCGAGGAGGCC
This genomic interval from Streptomyces sp. NBC_00464 contains the following:
- a CDS encoding ribonuclease HII, which encodes MPYEPPTHTVERSLRATTGAKTIAGVDEVGRGAWAGPVTVCAAVTGLRKPPPGLTDSKLISPKRRAELAPLLERWVTAYALGDATPQEIDELGMTAALRLAAVRALEALPVRPDAVILDGKHDYLGPPWQVRTVIKGDQSCIAVAAASVIAKVRRDAVMAELGADSGEYADFAFAANAGYPSPVHRAALEEQGPTAHHRLSWSYLDALPRWQHLKKVRFSAEAAALESGGQLGFDF
- a CDS encoding TetR/AcrR family transcriptional regulator yields the protein MVTSRSAAAARQPVVSLRRRGPVLERAILDAALERLSTVGWSGLTMEGVAAGAQTGKAAIYRRWPSKEDLVADALRSALPAISDAPDYGNIREDLYQLCCGLRDAMLSKSGSALRAVLHECDADTAERFQSVILNGVIGPTTALIREVVSRGVDRGEVRADALRGLAFDVIPAMMMYRSKVCGSEWTDEDIADLIDQVAVPFFRADPR
- a CDS encoding MFS transporter, which gives rise to MTTSQLEAQSAPGAARRQGRPGVALAVIAACQLMVVLDSTIVNIALPHIQDALSFSTTDLSWVLSAYTLTFGGLLLLGGRAGDILGRRRVFMTGILVFTLASLLGGFAQEPWQLLAARALQGIGGAIASPTSLALITTTFPEGPERNRAFGVFAAVSAGGGAIGLLAGGLLTEWLDWRWVFFVNVPIGVLIAVLAPLYINESKKHPGRFDISGALTSTLGMASLVYGFIRASEEGWRDSLTLGSFGAAVILLASFVLIEMRAKEPITPLRMFADRNRSGTYVIMLCLAAAMFGMFFFIVLFVQNVLAYSPIESGLAFLPVTVAIIVGAGLSQRFLPVLGPKPFMVTGSALTGVGLVWLTFISPDSSYLSGVLGPMLVFGFGMGLNFVTLTLTAVSGVAQHEAGAASSLLNASQQVGGSLGLSILVTVFGTASRTEAEKQVPQFLAQASPEQKAEFGKTQELPGSWGHAVLSQGISTAFLAAVAMAGLALLTALLVIRVRKSDLEALSGKASAGGPAA
- a CDS encoding DUF4153 domain-containing protein — protein: MRPAQPNPWGQTKQTPSEISRLRPVTPAAIPGATLWAVLATGLLSALLLGEGIGLNLLVVALPAALAAYFAARATARRLRPWTAVWAVGGLALLVVPALRDAGWPSFLAIVSAFALGSLALHGSRSWLGIFLGSLGLLTSVAEALGWGARGVRDRMSGSRGRWGVAFRSTVVAVVLLVVFGALFASADAAFADVLGSLIPDVSVGDGPWRFFLGALGLVGALAAAYTAAAPVRWDGLTVRPGKARGRLEWALPLVVLNLLFAAFLAIQLTVLLGGYDKVMAETDLSYSEYAREGFWQLLWATLLTLLVIALALRWAPRGGARDRTLVRGVLGTLCLLTLVVVASALRRMDLYVDAYGLTRLRISVAAVELWLGVVLVLIMAAGVFGAKLLPRAVAASAAVGVLAFGLISPDGLIAEQNVERYHRSDHSIDIEYLSGLSADAVPALDTLPEPLRSCALEKIQRTLRDSDEPWYATSWGEARARDILGDRDPAFSARDCRGLGAGENGSEREGVDDSYDPYDPY
- a CDS encoding ADP-ribosylglycohydrolase family protein translates to MTESASDQRFERALASLRGLSVGDALGSQFFVPANYPLLKDRALPPGPWQWTDDTEMAASVLAVLGQHGRIDQDALAHSFAVHHDFDRGYGPAVNRLLRLVREGGDWRELASSLFQGQGSWGNGSSMRIAPLGAWYADDPEQATHQAEISSYTTHQHREAVVGAMAVAAAASLAASPTGPPSPTDLLDGVIALVPRSAVGAGLRRARDMLDYKDAGTVAAVLGNGRRTSAHDTVPFALWSAARSLGDFEQAFWVTAQAGGDVDTTCAIVGGVVAAGTAGAPPAQWTAQTEELPAWMSR